GAGGACCAGCCATCCGGGCTTGGTCCTGGGATGCAGCCTGAGGGCAAATGATGATGCTGGTAGCCCCTTACCCCTCTCAGATGTTGGCCAAGTACTAAGGAAGGTGAGAAAGGGCTGGTTTAAAGGTCTCCCGCCCCAGGTACACCCTCAGCTTGCAGCGAGCAGCAGCGTTGGGATCTCCTGTGTTGCTTCTGCCCCTCATATTGAATAGCCCCTGCTTGTTCCCTGCTTGTGCTCTCTGGTTTTGTAGGGTCGTCTCCACCCCAGATAACTCTTATCCTCCTCCTGATGTGGCGATGGTGGCCCTGGTGACCTGTGGTCCCTAGGCAGGGTGGTGGTGTGGCTCACCGAGGTTTCTGGTTTTTGGGATGTGCCTTCCAAGGCCCCAGGTTTTCAGCAGTTGGCTCCAGCAGAAAAAGCTTCCCAACAGTCCCATGTGGGACTCTTAGGAGACCAAACCCTACTTCTGCCATGAatcctcctccatccctctctctgtccctcccacGGGATCCAGTTGCAATCAGGGATGTTGTGGTCCCTCCATCACCCCAACCCCATTCCCTGCTGTGGGATCACCCCTCTCCATCgctcctggctgctgtgctgaCGCATCCCCCATCCCTATGCAGGACCACTCGGAGCAGCCCATCGGGGCAGCCGCCACTATGGCCCACGAAATAGGCCACAATTTCGGCATGAGCCACGACAGCACGGGCTGCTGCGTGGAGGCCACCCCGGAGCAAGGCGGCTGTGTCATGGCAGCGGCCACTGGGTaagtggtggtggggatgggatGCGTCCCCCAAGGCCCCCAGCAGGTTGTGGATGCTGTTTGCAGCTGGGTGGGCTGGGGACTGGGGAGGGGGTCCTGTCCTGCAAGGCACCGTTGCGGTTGCAGTGCCCCATTGCAAAGGGGGACCCGGCTGGTTGCCCTCATCCCCGTTTGTCCTGTACATCCCAATTCCCTGGAGCGAGAACATCCCGGggcccaggagcaggcagggctggtggtCTCCCAGGGGTAGCAGCGGGGTAGCAGCCGCATCCCAAAAGAGCTAGGGATGGAAGCAGGTGGATGTTATCTGGTGGACACATTACAGGAATGCAAGGTGTTTTCCTGTGCTAACCCACACCTCAGCACAATGAAATGATTCTTTATTGTAAGACCAGAGGGCCAAGGGGTGCCCAGTCCCCGGTCATGCTGGCGGGGACTCATGGCATCGTGGGGCTGCGGTGGGGTGAGCTCACATCCCTCACCCCAAGCCCACTAAATGTGGATGTGGGATGCTCCGCAGTGGTAGTCATTAGCTTTCATGCTCTCTGGCATCCCCTCcggggtttgttttcctttgcttttactcTTTAATTCGGCCCAAAGCTGTATGAAATTCAGCTGGTTGGTGCCACTTTCCCTTCCAAGGTCCTTCTCCTGTTGGGTTTTCTAGCTCCCGACAATACGGTCAGCCCAGATTTCCCTGcactgcagaaaagcagctgtttatTCCCTGTTATTTGAACCCATCCGCTCTTCCAATTAATAAATAACAGTCAAAAACCATGATGCGGTTTCAGGGTGTCCCCGGGCTGTTTTCCCGTGGCTCTCAGGGCCGTCAGACCACGGCGCTGACCCCGTGGGGTTTAGTCTCTGCCTAGGTGGATTGTGGTGGGGAAAAGCACCGGCCTTCCAGGACGAGGCAGTTGTGCACTTGTTTGTTTAGTCATCCTGTTAATTAATTATCCTGCCCCCACCCACCGGAGCTGGATGCACTGGTGCAAAGCAGTAGCAGATGCTGTAGCTCAGCTGTGCCCCTGCTCACCCCTGCAGGCAAAGCTCTCCGAGCTGACATCTCCTCGTGACATTTCTTCCCTCTTATTTttgctggaatatttttttcctgacatgggcaggaaacacatttttttgtctgtcttcagccTCTCCCTATTTGCACGTTCATGTACCAGCTTATTGGGTATATTTACTTGCTCACCCTCCCATAACTTGCATGGACTTACAGCTTTCCCTGCAGCTCAAAAGATTTCCCCCAGATGTCAAAAATACTTTTAGAAAAGGCCTCTGTGTCATCTCGGAAATGAGATGTCCTAatatgaaataattctttttttcagcgATAGGAGGAAGTGAAACCAGCACTGAAGCGGAGAGCGGTGCACAGCTCTTActctctgcttcctccttcttAGTACATCAcacaaaaacccacacaaacttGTGCAAAATTACGGAATAACCATGCTCGGAGCTTCTCCAGAAAATCACTGTGTCTCTCCAGCTCCTTACGCAAAAGGCCAGTCGGGCTGTTAGAGAAATTACCTTACACGTAGTAGgctctgtttgtttttctgttgctcaGGCCTTGTGAATGATTTAatgcgggttttttttttgcgtgtcttttccatttttctttaattttttagaGGATTTTTCTCCATCTCAACCTCGGAGGTATTTAAATAGCCCCAAACGGGTATTTCCTCTCAGCGGTTCCATGGTAACAGGCACATATTTAGCAGACATCCTGAGCAGATAGTCACTGCAGATGTGGAGACCTGCCTTGCGGTTAGGACGGGGGGGTCTGTGGTCACCCAGGTGCAAAGGACTGAGGCACGGAGGTGGCACCTACACCAGCATCgagctggcagagcctgcaggcaTGGGTGCTCCTTGGGCTTTGAGGGTCAGACCATGGGGATCTCCAAACTCCAAGAGGTTTCTTGCTGGAGGTTTGATGCTCTGGTTTGGTGGCATATAGCAGCTCCGCTTGTCCACCCCATCCCGttctggaaaatatttgggtTCAGTGTGGTGTCCCCTGGTTGTTAATCTGATGCTCAGCCGTGTGAGTTGGGGTGGGGGATGTTCGTGCTCTTGATGCATCTGGCTGATGGTGGCTTCTGCTCTTGGAAGGGTTTGTGCCAGTTTGCCCGTGTCCTTATTTCCCAGCTCTGACTGTGGTTTTCCACCTTCTTCTGGTCCCGGTCGCCCCGGTTCCCATCCCTCCCCATCTGTCCCCTGCGCAGACATCCCTTCCCTCGCGTGTTCAGCTCCTGCAGcaagaggcagctggagaactACTTCCAGAAGGGAGGTGGCATGTGTCTCTTCAACCTGCCCGACACCAAGGACCTGGTGGTGGGACGGAAATGTGGCAATGGCTTtctggaggaaggagaagacTGTGACTGCGGGGAGGTGGAGGtagggtgctgggtgctgcattGCTTTCCCACAGAGGTTTTtgcagagcagctcagctgctgggtGGCAGGACGCAGCTCATGTGGAGAGGGGTATTTCCAAGGGAAAGGGGTTTGCCGGTCACCACAGGGACACCAAGGGCTCTTCCCAGTCCCACCTTCCTGATTCCATTTAACCTGGTCCTGTCTTTCTTCTTGACTTTGCCCCAGAGTGCTCAGGTcttcctcaccccccccccccgtgcctcagttttcccCATCATGAAAGTGAGAAGAGCAATGCTGTGATGGGtggagaaggggctgggggcagcaaCGCGGGAGGGACGGGCTCGCTGACTGTGGTGGTGTCTTCTTCTCCCCACGCAGGAGTGCACCAACCCGTGCTGCAATGCACACAACTGCACGCTGAAGGCGGGGGCCCAGTGTGCCCACGGCGACTGCTGCCAGAACTGCAAGGTGAGCCCCCCGTGTGCCCCCCACTGTGCCCACCCACCCATCTATGGGCTGAGCAGGGAGATATGGCCCCCCGtgccgctccccccaccccctccccgggACTCGCACACTGCGTGTCCCTGAGGtcaaccccccccccaccccatgccaAATGAGGAGGGTTATACGTAAACTCATGTccgcaggggagtctctgctggCTGCTTTGTGGCTGGGGTCCAAGCCCAGGAATTTGGCTTTGTACCGTGACAGCCCCACATAGTCCCACAGGGGACATTATAGACGGTTTATGGCCCCAAGCTGTactggcaggcagcagcaatCCCGGCACTTTGCTGCCGCTCAGTGCTGACGTTTCTCTCTTCTCCTGCGGCAGCTAAAGGTGGCTGGGACGATCTGCAGGGAAGCGGCAGGATCCTGCGACCTCCCCGAATACTGCACGGGTGCCTCACCCTACTGCCCAGCAAACGTATACCTGCTGGATGGCTCATCCTGTGCCTACGGCGAGGCTTACTGCAACAACGGCATGTGCATGACCCACCACCAGCagtgcgtccagctctggggaccaGGTGagtcccaccagccccagccctgccttcttcgatgggccgaggccaactggatgaggttcaacaaggccaagtgccgggtcctgcacttcggccacaacaaccccatgcagcgctacaggcttggggaagagtggctggaaagctgcctgtcggaaaaggacctgggggtgctggtcgacagccggctgaacatgagccggcagtgtgcccaggcggccaagaaggccaatggcatcctggcctgtatcagaactagtgtggccagcaggagcagggaagtgatggtgcccctgtactcggccctggtgaggccgcacctcgaacactgtgttcagttttgggcccctcactccaagaaggacgtcgaggtgctggagcgtgtccagagaagggcaacgaggctggtgaggggtctggagaacaagtctgatgaggagcggctgagggaactggggttgtttagcctggagaagaggaggctgaggggagacctcatcgctctctacaactccctgaaaggaggttgtagcgaggtggggtcggtctcttctcccaagtaacaagcgacaggacgagaggaaacggcctcaagttgtgccaggggaggtttagattggacgtgaggaaaaatgtctttactgaaagagtggttaaacattggaacaggctgcccagagaagtggtggagtccccatccctggaggtgtttaaaagacgtgtagctgaggcgcttagggacatggtttagtgggcatgggggtgttgggttgacggttggacttgatgatcttggaggtcttttccaaccttaatgattctgtgattctatgattctatgatccttgcCACCCCTCTCCAGAGCAGGAGCCATGTTGGGTCTCAGCGCTGTGTCTGCACGTGGGGTCTCTATGCCCCCTGCCCGTGGGGCTGAAGGGTGGTGGATGGAGGGGTTGTGCTGTCCCCATCCAGGGTTGGGGTCAACATCCGTGGGGCTGGCAtggagggctgggggtgctgtgcacacacactcacagGTGCCTGTTCCTCTGCTGTGCACAGCCCGTCTACCCTCTGCCTATGGTCCCCACGCTGCATACAGCCCATACATTACATACAGCCCCCGTGCTGCATATGATCCCCATGCTGCACGTGACTCCATATGCTGCAAGTGTCCTCCACGCAGCATATGTATGCAGCCCATACACTACCTATAGCTTCAGCACTGCATATGGCTCATGCACTGCATAGACCGTATATGGCCTCCTTGCTTTAGTTAGCCCATATTCTGCACATGGCCCTCACGCTGCCTACAGACCCTATACTGCATATGGCCCATAGGTGATGTGGCTCATAAGCTGTACATGGCCAGACGCTTCGTACGGTTGTTACACACttcgtatatatatatatacactttataTGGCCACAGACTGCATACGGCCCCCGTGCTGCATACAGCCCCCACTTTGCATACGGCCCATAGCTCATATGCTCCATATGGCCGTCTGCTGTGTATGGCCCCCAGCTGTGTACGACCCTGTGCTGCATAGGGCCCCCACACTACATATGGCCACGCGCAGCCATGTGCTGCACCTTGCCCCTGTGCGCACTACAGCCCCCGTACCCACACTCCCAACACCCTACAGCCCCCGTACCCACACTCCCAACACCCCGCTCGCACCCACGTAGACCCCCCTACTGCTCCCACCCCATACAGGGCACATAGGTCCCCATTTGCATAGCGGTGCTGCCACCCCCCAGGGCCAGCACCTGTGGGTGcccccaggagagctgcagcaggcaCGGGGGAAATCCTCCTCCAGAGCCAAAATTCTCTGCTAGACCCCAGAGGAAAGGGGATTTCACCCCCCCTTGTGCTGTTCTTGGCCCAGCAcccgcagcagcagctctccaggagACTTTTCCATGGTGTTTTCTCCAGAagcatccagccactgctcccggTTTAGGAATTTCTCCCTGCTGGCTGCTTTCCCCATCCCACGTGGgacctttcctccctccctgcaggtgCCTGGCCGGCCCCGGACGCCTGTTTCCAGGACGTGAACATGGCCGGCAACACCTACGGCAACTGCGGCAAAGACAGCCAAGGGCGATACGTGAAATGTGACAAGAGGTGGGTGCAGCGttggcacccatgggtgccccatctcctcctcctgcacctgcagccccccgctgcccaCCCCTGTGACAGGGCTGGTGAGGCCCTACCCCGGCCTCCTGGCATCACCCCTTGGGCCAGCTCCGTTTGGGACCTGAGGAAGCCGCCAGGTCCTTCCTGGGCTCAGTCTCCATCACTGCTGGGAGCTTGTCCCACCATGCaccacctcccagcccagcctgAAGGGAAAATCAAAGACAGCATCAGCAGGAGATGCTATTAAGGGAGCGCGTGCTCTCCAGTATTCCCAGTTAGACCAGGGATGTTAGAGGGACCCCCCCTGCCCGTTCCCTCCAGCATTTCTCTGTGCTGTCCATGATTTATCTAAGTCCTTTCTGAACCTGCTGATCTGCTCCCATCACAACCTCCCATGGCCATAAATTCAGAGGGAGGTGAGTCAGGAAGCAGCGGGGCAGGGGATGATGGGACAGGGAGGGTGAAGGAGCAGATAGCCACATCTCCTGCCCTCACCTCGGCTGTGTCCTGCTCTTAGGGATGCTATGTGTGGCAAGATCCAGTGCCAGAGCTCAGCTAAGAAGCCCCAGGGGACCAACACTGTCTCCATCGACACCACCATCCGCTTCAATGGGCGGGAGGTGAAGTGCCGAGGCACCTACATGTACACCGCAAAGGACGATGAGGAAGACCTCTCTGACCCTGGGCTGGTGATGACGGGGACAAAATGCGGAGATGGGATGGTGAGTACCTCTTCCTAGGGCTGGGGTCTCCTCCAGGAGATCAACTCCTTGGCTCTTGTCCCAGCTCCAACGTAGACATTGGCTCTTCTCTGCGTTACAGCCGGGCCGTGGGACGTGGTTCCCCCCACACTTGCAGGCATTGCCTTGATGACATGTCAACCGGGGCATTTCTAGACATCACCAGATGCTTGTGTGTAGGCCACCAAATTCTTCTCTCTGGCCTCCATGCTTCTTTACCGATTTAATACATAGTGGAGCAACCCCAAGAAGAATTGCATGCCCCAGGACTTGATGGATGAGGCTTCCTCCGATGAATAAACTGTTTCCCAGGGGAAAGCTGTGTTAGGAATCAAGACGACAGATCCAAACAGATGCTACTAACTGAGCATTCGTCTCTTTTACAGCCCCTGCATCTCCAAGTACTTTACAGAGGGTCAGTTCAGCTGAGAAAGGGCAGAAGCCCGGTAGACAACACGGTAGCAGGGATGCACGCCAgacagagctggctgcagagaTATGGCCTTTGCTATTTGGCATTTTAATTGTGAAATTTTCATCCCAGTTTGGGATGGAAGGCCAAAATGTCGACATTTTCATGAGAAAGGATGGCTGGTTTTGAAATCCAGTGTCGTTTTTTTTGGCTGGTGCCTGTGTTTTAGGGCCAGATGGGAAATGCCTTCTCCAGGAGCTACCAGGTGGGTTGTCAGGGGAGGGGGTGGGAGTGGTGGTGGCTGGTCTCCGCTGAGCCATCCTGGATGGGGGAGTGGCAGAGGTTTCCTGGGCTGTGCTGAAAATCGGAGTGAAATGCATGGAACAATGCACCTGGAACAATACGATTTAACCAACCTGCATTTTCCAACAGACAACATCCTTCCAGAGGACTTCCATCTGTGAAGCCAGAAGATCACTGTCCCCCCTCTCTCGGGTCTTTATCTAACCTCAGCTTCTTGGCTCTCTCTCAGGTTTGCAAAGATCGCCGGTGCCAGAATGCCTCCCTTTTTGAGCTGGAAAAGTGCGTTTCGCGGTGCAACGGCCATGGGGTGAGTTATTGCCTGAGACCTACAGCAGGCTCCTGAGATGAGCGCGGATTCTTAAGCAAAACCAAGTGCCTCCCACAGGGATGAGCCTTGCAATGCAGTGGGCATCTGCTTTTCATAACTGTCTAATGCATCAGCTGTGGGTGAGACTGAGCTGAGATCTTCGCTCACCCGTGTCCAAGTTAGAGGAAGAAGATCATTTGTGATGTAAGGACCATCTGCAAAATTTGGATCAGGGTCCAACTTGAACTGGAGAGCGTTTAGAGCTCAGAGCAGGCGCCTGTTCCCTCTGAGAGCAAAGCAAGAGTTAGAAACACAACTGGGACTGCAAAAAGGCAGGGAAATGGTTCAGCGAATAGAAAGAGCCACTATTGTCCAAAGCTTAAAGGCTACAAAGATTTGACCTCTGCAGAACGCAGGGCTTTGTCAGATAGGGCACCAACAACCTGCTGTAGAAAATCACTGCTGGATTACGTAGAGAAATGTGGTAGGTAAAACACCCAAATTTACCTTTCCATTCTGCTCAGCGTCGTTAAGGCTCTTGGTTTGGATTCTCTGCTTCAGAAATGCTACGGTTTAATGGGAAAGACCCTGAGGGGAAGGTGTTTAACAAACTTCTGGCCTAGCACAAAGTATTAAGAGCATCAGGCTTATCTAGTCAAGCAGTTTGAAAACTGAGGGTATAAGATACCCGTCTTCAAGGTTTCTGCAAAGGGCAGGGAAATAAAAGTATCAGCTGGAAAATACCTCTGTACATTGCAATCACAGATTTGAGGGCAACACAGACACGATCCAAGTGATGTTCAAGGGGTAACTATTGGCAGGGCTTAAGCTCCTTCAGCCCGGACTCCTGCCATTGGCCATCTGCTCTCTTCCCCACCGTACAGACCATCGTTTCCATACATCCCTTGTGGTCTTCAACCCTCCTTCACTCTCTGCAGGTCTGCAACAGCAACAAGAACTGCCACTGCGATGCCGGCTGGGCTCCCCCCTACTGCGAGAAGCCAGGCTTGGGCGGCAGCGTGGACAGTGGCCCTGTGCAGCGTGACAGTGAGTCGTGACTTCTCGTCCGGTGCCTTGTgatgctggtggggctggggcgATGCCACGAGAGGGAGAAATGGGGCGATAAAGCTGCTGACAGCTCTGCTCCCAAATGTGCTGGGTTGGGTCCATTCAGGCAGACCCCACagcctgtgcccagctctggtTGCTTGGTGGCCACCCATTTTTATCAGAGGCCACCGGATGGTACTGCTCCCTTTTTGGAGGTGTGATCAGCAATGATGTCTCTAGCCTGGGTGGCCGGGAATGGGCAGATGGGATCGACGTTTCCATCGAGTGAAGCCGGAGGCTGCTGGCTCTCCCAGCCCCGCACTCATCTTTGTGCTTTCCCTACCAGATCATGAAGCCATCTTAATAACCCTTCTGCTCAtcttcctgctcttcctcccGGCCCTGATGATGAGCATCTACTTTTGGTACCGGCGGGAGAACTCACTCCTGAATAAATGGATAAAGGAGATGAGGAGAAGGAGCCAGGAGACATATAGGTGGGTGACGCATCCTAAATCCCTTCTTTCTTGAGGACCCAGTGAGACTCTGAAACCTTGTTTTCTTGCCACTGCAGCATCCAGCCTGGTAGGAACAGTTGTGGGGGAGCTGGTGGTGCACAGGATCTGTTTCAAACTGGTGTGAGACCTGGTTTGAGATAGGAAGAGCTCTCTCCTGGGAAATCTGAGGCTCTCAGCTCTCCCCTGAGCAGAGGACAGGAATGGTCCTCTGGACAGGACAACCCCAGAGAGTGATGACGAAGGTGGCCTGGTACCGAGGAGCTTTCTCACCATCTGCTCCTAGCAGGCTGCAAGAACTGGAAGGGCTCTAAAGAAGCACTGAATTTAGATATTCTCATTATTTCCACTCCTAGTACAGGTACAGGCACACACATACCTCAGAGCCCATGCAATAATTTGAGAAAAAATTCTGGAACCAACCAAGCTCCTTCATAACCCTCATTATCTCAAGACAGACTTGTTACCTCTGCTCACCCAGCCCCGCAAGACTGTCTGTTAACGATCTCTTAACGGAGACAGGATCTCGCTGATGTGCAGCATTTCGGGAGGCAGCTGTTGCAAAAAATGGTTGCTTTATTTTGCCATCTGTGATTTACGTTTGTGATCTCGGGCAGGAACAAAACCATCAGTCGGAAGTCAACCAGTGGCCATCCCAAAGCTGCTTTCACCTTGCGGAACATTTCCACCTCCAGCCACACTAATAAAGTAAGTAATAACTCACCTTCCAGGTTTGCTTTCCCTTCCTGGGACTTGATACTTGTGGGTGATCACATCTACCTCTAGCAACTGGGCAAGCAGCTGGTGCTCCATGCTGGTTTTGCATTGTGTCTACACTGTGAGCCCTTGGTCAGTAGTACACATCCCTCCTAAAAGTGAGCCTGttgagctctgcctgctcagaAAGACACCGGTGATTGCCAGGAACCTTAGGCAAAGCTTAGCTGGGGGCTGTGCAATCCCGCTGTTGACTTTGTGCTGGGTCTCCGGGGAGGCAGATGCTTCTGCTGCTGGTTGTGTCAGCTCTGGTGACCTTGGGATGGGTAAGCCCAGGGCTGAATTTAGGAAGAATTTAGGGTTTTTGAGCACGTCCACAGTGGCTGAGAGCGTGGCAGAAGGGATGATGTCTCCCGTCTGGTGGAAATCTGGTGTGGATTCaccagagctggccctgctccaGATCTCCTGAGACCAGCACCTTTCTCATTCTTGTGTGCTCTCATATGGTTAGAGAGGAGGAAACATGTTCAGCTTTTGGGTGGGATGGTAAAAGTGGTGGTCCCAGAAAGTGGAATAAATACAACTGCAACTCCCTAGCACCCAGACCTTGAGGGGACATCTGCTTTTCAGCACCCAGGAAAATGCACCTAAGGATTTTCTCCATACTCCTGCTTTTCTTGTCCCCGCAGGCAACACGGGCTGCATTCCCCGCCAAACCCAGCGCTCACCAGCCTGGCTCTCAGCCTGTCAACATTGTCCACCCTCTTCGTCCGCCTCCCCACTCCATCCCTCCGCGCCCGAGAGACCCCAAGCCTGCCAGGCCACCTCCGCCAGTCAGCAAATCGCCCATGGTCCCCACCAAAAAGGTCATCTCCCAGGCTAAGCTGCCGCCTCCAAAGAAACCTCTTCCCTGCAGCCCTGTGAGGACCCCGCTGGTGAGCTTTGCTGGTTGGCTGTGCTTTCCTTCCAGACTCACAGAAATTCCCTGTTTTTTGGCTGCCTGTGGCTCTTTTGGGTCGGGCACTATTAAGGATCTGTCATGCCACCCTAAGAGATTAATCTGTTGCAATGGTGACGAAAGCTCATTAGATAATGAGAATATTTTAAGGTAGTTTGCGTGTTGTTGTTACATGCTTTAAGcatctcagctctgcagcagaggagagaggaggtaGGAGGTCACTGGATGCTCCTCTAAGGATGTTGTCTCTCTCCATACACTTTGTGATCCCAGGTCATCCCAAAGCACCAGCCCCCCCGTCGGCCACTGCCTGGAAGTCCTCTTCTGGCCAAAGAACTGCCTCCTGCACATGGACAGACCCTGCTGGTCATGGTCCCTCCTACCAACTTCAAGGTGTCGGCTACAAGTGCCATGAGCCACCCCACAAGGCCATTAAAGTAAGTTGAGAGAGGAGCTGAGCTGTCTCCCACCACTGCTGGGGTCCTGCAGGTGGACACAGTGGGGAGTCTTGTGGGTCACGTCTGGGTGGGACATCCCAAATGTCATTGTGGTGTGCTCTGGTCTGCCCCTTGTGGTGTCTTCACTGTGACCTGggtttctcctgctcctccccaaTATGGCTGGTGTGTACAGGCCAGGCTGCTGAGGAGCGGGGGAAATGCTCTGTGCTCTGGGGTGTGCGGGTCTGTGCACGCTGCTGGAGCTACAGAGAGTTCAAAGGCCACCAGCTTTGGGGTAACTGGCCTGTAGGGCATTGTGGATCTTTGGTATGGGGCATGTGGGGGCAGCAGCAAAAGGTAGGAAGGAAATCAGAAGACGTCCCAAATTCTGCTACCTGGGGAGCATCTGCAACCAAAGTGTTTATCCAGATGGGGATGCTACGTGCATAAACAATCCTGTGCCCATGCTCCTTCCTGCATGGTGCAGGAGAAAAGCCTGCCCACCCAAGCAAGGTACCTGCAGGTGCCCGGGATCTGCAGCCATGCCTCCACCTGGCGGGACCCCGCAGGGTTTGGGCCAAGGTTGGCCAACGGTGACCAAGGCTGGGTCTTTGGGTCTTGTAAGGTCCTGATGGGTTAAGGGAGATGCCATCCTTTGGGCGTGCATGTGACCTCCCCCTCCCAGAGCACGGAGGGAGCTGTTGGTGTTCTGCTGGGGGACAGTGGAGTGAAGGGATGGACAATGATGGTCTCTTTCATCTTTCCTCCCTGCA
This region of Aptenodytes patagonicus chromosome 4, bAptPat1.pri.cur, whole genome shotgun sequence genomic DNA includes:
- the ADAM33 gene encoding disintegrin and metalloproteinase domain-containing protein 33 — encoded protein: MAGRAPRKPCGRGGLAAFWGSRVFFLGLLLLLPGRGDASGPRGPPSHGERVTPHWLLRGRTRRAVSLDEKVPAPAQAKVAVMAEGRELILVLERNQLLAPGYTETHYAVDGQPVTVAPNHTDHCYYHGHVRGYGGSWVVLSTCSGIRGLIVLSSNASYYLKPLGTPEPGHHVIHRAEHLPIRGGTCGHGDDFGSTIADIARLFQPMHQRVKRDAWRTMKYMELFIVADHTLYRNQNLNLGHTKQRIVEIANYVDKFYRSLNIKVALIGLEVWTERDQCAVTSDANATLWSFLQWKKALRSRKKHDNAQLLTGKTFRGTTIGMAPLEGMCSADNSGGVSMDHSEQPIGAAATMAHEIGHNFGMSHDSTGCCVEATPEQGGCVMAAATGHPFPRVFSSCSKRQLENYFQKGGGMCLFNLPDTKDLVVGRKCGNGFLEEGEDCDCGEVEECTNPCCNAHNCTLKAGAQCAHGDCCQNCKLKVAGTICREAAGSCDLPEYCTGASPYCPANVYLLDGSSCAYGEAYCNNGMCMTHHQQCVQLWGPGAWPAPDACFQDVNMAGNTYGNCGKDSQGRYVKCDKRDAMCGKIQCQSSAKKPQGTNTVSIDTTIRFNGREVKCRGTYMYTAKDDEEDLSDPGLVMTGTKCGDGMVCKDRRCQNASLFELEKCVSRCNGHGVCNSNKNCHCDAGWAPPYCEKPGLGGSVDSGPVQRDNHEAILITLLLIFLLFLPALMMSIYFWYRRENSLLNKWIKEMRRRSQETYRNKTISRKSTSGHPKAAFTLRNISTSSHTNKATRAAFPAKPSAHQPGSQPVNIVHPLRPPPHSIPPRPRDPKPARPPPPVSKSPMVPTKKVISQAKLPPPKKPLPCSPVRTPLVIPKHQPPRRPLPGSPLLAKELPPAHGQTLLVMVPPTNFKVSATSAMSHPTRPLKPMPPQRPVPAIKVQSTSFPLKK